Proteins encoded by one window of Dendropsophus ebraccatus isolate aDenEbr1 chromosome 4, aDenEbr1.pat, whole genome shotgun sequence:
- the LOC138788469 gene encoding carboxylesterase 1D-like isoform X2 yields MRPCCWTLMLCCVTVGAGAESKNLLVTTSYGTLRGITLPVMVFIHGGALLMGGAAFYDGSALSTYENIVFVAMQYRLGILGFLSTGDGQASGNYGFLDQVMALQWIQENIADFGGDPNSVTIFGESAGAVSVSALMASPLCKGLFHHAIMESGVTLIPGVIVNKTEDLLHFRDLVATISGCDPTSLVDCLKKKTTDEILSIMSHMNIPNLPVSVDGVFLTKSPKEMLYTKQMYNVPIIIGVNEQECGWLLPKLLNASDILEEMDKETVQATLKNSPHLGITSHMIPSLLDEYFGDTNDPAELRNRFLDLCGDISLVMPSIRAARYHRDSGFPVFFYEFQHCPSVLKDLRPDFVKCDHGDELMFVFGGPFLRDGTFFSLGEIPNEEKALSQTVMKYWANFARHGDPNGPGLVHWPQFDHEDSYLKINLKQQSAKNLRARKAEFWTKVLPEKIQKKKGERDKGQHTEL; encoded by the exons GTGATGGTCTTTATACATGGTGGAGCACTGTTAATGGGCGGAGCAGCTTTTTATGATGGTTCTGCTCTGAGCACCTATGAGAACATTGTTTTTGTGGCCATGCAGTACCGACTGGGAATCCTGGGTTTTCTAAG CACTGGTGATGGGCAGGCGTCTGGGAATTATGGCTTCTTGGATCAGGTTATGGCTCTCCAGTGGATTCAGGAGAATATTGCGGATTTTGGAGGTGACCCCAACTCTGTGACTATATTTGGTGAATCGGCCGGTGCAGTGAGCGTCTCAGCCCTG ATGGCCTCTCCCTTATGTAAAGGCTTGTTCCACCACGCCATCATGGAAAGCGGTGTCACCCTCATCCCTGGAGTGATAGTGAACAAAACTGAAGACCTGCTTCACTTCAGAGAT CTGGTGGCCACTATCTCTGGCTGTGATCCCACCTCCTTGGTGGATTGTCTTAAGAAGAAGACCACAGATGAAATACTTTCTATTATGTCACATATG AATATTCCAAATCTACCAGTGAGTGTTGATGGGGTCTTCTTAACCAAGTCTCCTAAAGAGATGCTCTATACCAAACAAATGTACAATGTCCCCATAATTATTGGAGTGAATGAGCAGGAATGTGGCTGGTTGCTCCCAAAG CTCCTTAATGCCTCAGACATATTGGAGGAGATGGATAAAGAAACTGTGCAAGCAACACTAAAGAACTCTCCACACCTG GGTATCACTTCCCACATGATCCCCTCATTACTTGATGAATATTTTGGGGACACAAATGACCCTGCAGAGCTCAGAAACCGATTCCTGGATCTATGTGGAGATATATCTCTGGTTATGCCATCTATCAGAGCAGCAAGATATCACCGAG ATTCAGGATTTCCTGTCTTCTTCTATGAATTCCAGCATTGCCCATCAGTACTGAAGGATTTGAGACCTGACTTTGTCAAATGTGACCATGGAGATGAGCTGATGTTTGTGTTTGGAGGACCATTCCTGAGAGATGGCACATTCTTCTCCTTGG GTGAAATTCCCAATGAGGAGAAAGCCCTCAGTCAAACAGTCATGAAGTACTGGGCCAACTTTGCCCGCCATGG GGATCCCAATGGGCCAGGCCTGGTTCACTGGCCACAGTTTGACCATGAAGACAGTTACTTGAAAATTAATTTAAAGCAGCAATCAGCTAAAAATCTAAGGGCAAGAAAAGCTGAGTTCTGGACTAAAGTACTCCCAGAAAAGATCCAGAAGAAAAAAGGAGAAAGGGATAAAGGGCAACATACAGAGCTATAG
- the LOC138788469 gene encoding carboxylesterase 1D-like isoform X3, which produces MSLPPFSEDCLYLNIYTPSDKGERTRLPVMVFIHGGALLMGGAAFYDGSALSTYENIVFVAMQYRLGILGFLSTGDGQASGNYGFLDQVMALQWIQENIADFGGDPNSVTIFGESAGAVSVSALMASPLCKGLFHHAIMESGVTLIPGVIVNKTEDLLHFRDLVATISGCDPTSLVDCLKKKTTDEILSIMSHMNIPNLPVSVDGVFLTKSPKEMLYTKQMYNVPIIIGVNEQECGWLLPKLLNASDILEEMDKETVQATLKNSPHLGITSHMIPSLLDEYFGDTNDPAELRNRFLDLCGDISLVMPSIRAARYHRDSGFPVFFYEFQHCPSVLKDLRPDFVKCDHGDELMFVFGGPFLRDGTFFSLGEIPNEEKALSQTVMKYWANFARHGDPNGPGLVHWPQFDHEDSYLKINLKQQSAKNLRARKAEFWTKVLPEKIQKKKGERDKGQHTEL; this is translated from the exons ATGAGTTTGCCACCATTTTCAGAAGATTGCTTGTACCTCAACATTTATACTCCATCGGATAAGGGAGAGAGGACTAGGCTACCG GTGATGGTCTTTATACATGGTGGAGCACTGTTAATGGGCGGAGCAGCTTTTTATGATGGTTCTGCTCTGAGCACCTATGAGAACATTGTTTTTGTGGCCATGCAGTACCGACTGGGAATCCTGGGTTTTCTAAG CACTGGTGATGGGCAGGCGTCTGGGAATTATGGCTTCTTGGATCAGGTTATGGCTCTCCAGTGGATTCAGGAGAATATTGCGGATTTTGGAGGTGACCCCAACTCTGTGACTATATTTGGTGAATCGGCCGGTGCAGTGAGCGTCTCAGCCCTG ATGGCCTCTCCCTTATGTAAAGGCTTGTTCCACCACGCCATCATGGAAAGCGGTGTCACCCTCATCCCTGGAGTGATAGTGAACAAAACTGAAGACCTGCTTCACTTCAGAGAT CTGGTGGCCACTATCTCTGGCTGTGATCCCACCTCCTTGGTGGATTGTCTTAAGAAGAAGACCACAGATGAAATACTTTCTATTATGTCACATATG AATATTCCAAATCTACCAGTGAGTGTTGATGGGGTCTTCTTAACCAAGTCTCCTAAAGAGATGCTCTATACCAAACAAATGTACAATGTCCCCATAATTATTGGAGTGAATGAGCAGGAATGTGGCTGGTTGCTCCCAAAG CTCCTTAATGCCTCAGACATATTGGAGGAGATGGATAAAGAAACTGTGCAAGCAACACTAAAGAACTCTCCACACCTG GGTATCACTTCCCACATGATCCCCTCATTACTTGATGAATATTTTGGGGACACAAATGACCCTGCAGAGCTCAGAAACCGATTCCTGGATCTATGTGGAGATATATCTCTGGTTATGCCATCTATCAGAGCAGCAAGATATCACCGAG ATTCAGGATTTCCTGTCTTCTTCTATGAATTCCAGCATTGCCCATCAGTACTGAAGGATTTGAGACCTGACTTTGTCAAATGTGACCATGGAGATGAGCTGATGTTTGTGTTTGGAGGACCATTCCTGAGAGATGGCACATTCTTCTCCTTGG GTGAAATTCCCAATGAGGAGAAAGCCCTCAGTCAAACAGTCATGAAGTACTGGGCCAACTTTGCCCGCCATGG GGATCCCAATGGGCCAGGCCTGGTTCACTGGCCACAGTTTGACCATGAAGACAGTTACTTGAAAATTAATTTAAAGCAGCAATCAGCTAAAAATCTAAGGGCAAGAAAAGCTGAGTTCTGGACTAAAGTACTCCCAGAAAAGATCCAGAAGAAAAAAGGAGAAAGGGATAAAGGGCAACATACAGAGCTATAG